Below is a genomic region from Panthera tigris isolate Pti1 chromosome E1, P.tigris_Pti1_mat1.1, whole genome shotgun sequence.
GGGTATCAGAAATAAGCTGCTGCCAACGTTCTCACGCTTGTCTCTTTGTGGAGAATTGCACTTACTTCTCTCGGGGGCAGACCCAGGCTCAGGAAGAGGACGTGTCCCGCTTTGCTGACGGTGCCACGTTGCTTTCCAAAGGGGCTGCACCATTTCACGCTCCCGCCGGCTCCTCCGTCAGCCCAGACACCTGTATCTGTTTTCGGATCGTAGCCATTAGGTTGGGCGCACCGTGGTTTTGAACTCTGCTTCCCTGAcgactgatgatgttgagcatttcttcatgtgcttCTGGGCCATTTGGatacttcttttgaaaagttcctgttcaaatcttttttttccccctccaattGAGTCCTTAGTCTGTGTCTATTTAGttctttcatatatttgggtTACTAGTTCTTTGTCTTCTGAAAGTCTTTTCCTACTTCAcgatttaatttacatttttactctCAGCGAAGTCGCTGGTTTTAATGAAGTCCACCTGCCTGGTCTCCTGTTTTATTTCaagtgttttctgttcttttttgagaaatctttgcCTGCCCGTGGTCACGCAGGTATTCTGCATTTCTTCCAGAAGCTAGCTAGCTTGGTTGATTTAACCTATTATACACAGGTCCACAATCCACCTTGAATTATTTTGTGAATGGCATGAGGTAGGAATCAAGGCTCACTTCCCCCCTGTGGATAAAGAGAGATTACAGGTGCTTCCCCCTGTTCACCAGGGGGAATATTTTCCtggtttaacttttaaaatcagtGAATATTACTTTAGTAATCTAAACACATTTTTTTGAAGTGTCCAGGAGAAAACAGTTGGGAGAAAGGACTCTGTGAATAGCACAGCCCTCGGCCTGGGGAGGACTCCCGGCTCCACCCACTgcggcccccaccccctggggctGCCCTGCGGTGTTCTGGTTTGCAGAAAAGACCAGTCAACCCCACAGGCCTTTGGACTTGCtctgaggctgggctgggggtgctgCGGAGGCGTGCACTAGGGACAGCTGGTCTGGGTGGTTCTCTGGGCCCCCTGGAAAGctggggaaaatgaggcagagCCGTAGGGCTCTGAACAGAGAGTCCCCAAAGGGGCATCGGGAGACGATGAGCCTTGTCCCTCTGCAGGCCCCTGAGCCAGGTGGGGACTGTGCCCTCACACAGCCTCCCGGGAGCGTGGTGGTTGCCTCAGCTGCATCTTTAATGAGCATCTTCTCCCACAGAGCACGCTTGTTGCCCACAGATGCCCCCTCCCCGTCCAAAGGAGCAGCACGCCCCCGCACGGAGCCCCGCGTGAGATGGCGCTGAGCCCCGCGCCCGTGAGCGGTTTCCCCGAGCCGTCTGCTGCCCCCAACGCATCCCTCAACCGCTCGTGGGCCAGCCCCACAGAGCCCAGCTCCCTGGAGGACCTGGTGGCCACGGGTGCCATCGGGGCAGTGCTGTCGGCCATGGGCGTGGTGGGCGTGGCCGGCAACGTGTACACGCTGGTGGTCATGTGCCGCGTCCTGCACACCTCAGCCTCCATGTCTGTGTATGTCGTCAACCTGGCGCTGGCCGACCTCCTCTACCTGCTCAGCATCCCCTTCATCGTGGCCACCTACGTCACCAAGGAGTGGCACTTTGGCGACGTGGGCTGCCGAGTTCTCTTCAGCCTGGACTTCCTGACCATGCACGCCAGCATCTTCACCCTGACCGTCATGAGCAGCGAGCGCTACGCCGCGGTGCTGAGGCCGCTGGACACGGTGCAGCGCTCCAAGGGTTACCGCAAGGTGCTCGCCCTGGGCACGTGGCTGCTGGCGCTGCTGCTGGCGCTGCCCATGATGCTGGCCATCCGGCTGGTCCACAGGGGCCACAAGAGCCTCTGCCTCCCGGTGTGGGGCCCGCGTGCCCACCGCGCCTACCTGACCCTGCTCTTCGGCACGAGCATCGTGGGGCCCGGCACGGTCATCGGGCTGCTGTACGTGCGCCTGGCCCGGGCCTACTGGCTGTCCCAGCGGGCCTCCTTCACGCAGACGCGGCGGCTGCCCAACCCCAAGGTGCTCTACCTCATCCTGGGCATCGTGCTGCTCTTCTGGGCCTGCTTCCTGCCCTTCTGGCTGTGGCAGCTCCTCGCCCAGTACCGCGGGGCCCAGACGCTGACGCCGCGCACTGCGCGCATCGTCAACTACCTGACCACCTGCCTCACCTATGGCAACAGCTGCGTCAACCCCTTCCTCTACACGCTGCTCACCAAGAACTACCGCGAGTACCGCCGGCGCTCGCTCCGCGCCAGGAGTGGCCGCGGGCCCGCCGGCGCCGGCCACTCCCTGCCGTGCCGGGTCCGCTTCCAGCGCGGCTCCGGCCACTCGCTGTCCTCCAGCAGCCAGCAGGCCACCGAGACCATCACCCTGTTTCCGGCGGCCTCTAGAGCGGTCTGCGCCTGAGCGCCCCGGGGCCCCACGTGAGCACCGGGGtcgagaggtggggggaggcttGAGTCCTGCAGGGAAGGGCCCCAGAATGCAGTCTGCCCCCTGGAGCCCCTCCTCGGCCCCCACTGTCCCCCATCACTTAGTCTTCATCCAGAAAGTTCCCTGCTCTCCCTTCTGCATGGCTCAGTTCAGCATCAGCAGCCCAGCCATCTTCCTGGTACCCAGACCATCTAGGAGGGTctgtgggagggtcagaggggTCCGTCAGGCCCGGAACCAGCTTCTGAAGGCCGTGGCCCACAGAGTTTTCACCACCCACAGCAGTAGACACAGTGAGTGCCCGGCCAGGGCCTGCTGGGACCCGTGGCAGGCACATTCCTCTCCTGGCTGCGGTGCGGTCCCTGTGGCGCCGCTGTTCTGTGACCCATCCCTGTCCCCGACCTTCGCAGCTCCCGCGTGGCTCCATTCCGCACAGTGTCAGCACTGGGACGATAAACCCCGCGCTCTGCACCCCTGTCCCGGCCTGGCAGCGGGGATGGGCTGTGGAGGGGTGGGAAGCCTCTTCAGGATGCCTCCCACAGCACGGGGCGGGGCCTGTCGGTCTGCTTGGGGGGGACGCACATCTTCCTTTGCAGGGGCCTGGTCCAGCTGCCCTGACGTGGTGGGCACGTGCCACCCAGCCTGCCACAGGGTAGGAAAAGACAGCCCCACGTTGctcggggaggagggggcagctgggggaTGGCATTCCAGGGCAGGAACTGCTGGGGGTTCAGATCACACCCCTTTGCAGCATGGGAGTTTATCTCATGCCTCCTGCGTGCCGTGTCTGAGCTAGGCCttctggggacactgaggccacCAGGCTCTGT
It encodes:
- the UTS2R gene encoding urotensin-2 receptor, producing MALSPAPVSGFPEPSAAPNASLNRSWASPTEPSSLEDLVATGAIGAVLSAMGVVGVAGNVYTLVVMCRVLHTSASMSVYVVNLALADLLYLLSIPFIVATYVTKEWHFGDVGCRVLFSLDFLTMHASIFTLTVMSSERYAAVLRPLDTVQRSKGYRKVLALGTWLLALLLALPMMLAIRLVHRGHKSLCLPVWGPRAHRAYLTLLFGTSIVGPGTVIGLLYVRLARAYWLSQRASFTQTRRLPNPKVLYLILGIVLLFWACFLPFWLWQLLAQYRGAQTLTPRTARIVNYLTTCLTYGNSCVNPFLYTLLTKNYREYRRRSLRARSGRGPAGAGHSLPCRVRFQRGSGHSLSSSSQQATETITLFPAASRAVCA